One Artemia franciscana unplaced genomic scaffold, ASM3288406v1 PGA_scaffold_57, whole genome shotgun sequence DNA segment encodes these proteins:
- the LOC136042032 gene encoding protein transport protein Sec61 subunit alpha-like 1 yields MVFKFLEVIKPFCSILPEIPEPERMVQLKEKVFWTAITLLFFLFCSHIPLFGIISLDLADPFYWNRVILASSRGTLMELGILPIATSGLIIRLLVRAKIIEVGDTPTDRQLFNGAQKLFGMIITVGQAILCVMTGMYGDPSDIGLGVGLLIVIQLSIAGLIVLFLDELFQKGYGLGSGISLFIAINICETIFCKAFSLTKIGRGREFEGAVIALFHMLATRKNKVGALVYALIRQNLPNLSDLRALILVLAVVIYFQGFRVDLPITSAYYGGRYHRYPLTSNIPIILQSALVSNLHVLSQMLSSRFAGNFLVNLFGVWSNVAGGPVRAHPIGGLCYYLSPPEGFGSITDDPIHALIYIIFTLGSCVFFSKFWIDISGSSANDIAKQPKEQQRVIRDLGIGALGNWLFRLIGALCSVTGILLAVAITYQYFEIWLRRMAKKLHPSLTSDFKNTKFGVEMAKGIQF; encoded by the exons ATGGTCTTTAAGTTTTTGGAAGTCATTAAACCCTTCTGCAGTATACTACCTGAAATCCCTGAACCTGAGAGAATGgttcagttaaaagaaaaggttttttgGACAGCAATTACCctgttatttttcttgttttgctcCCACATTCCACTTTTTGGCATCATCTCTTTAGATTTAGCAGATCCTTTTTATTGGAATCGAGTTATCCTGGCATCCAGCAGAGGAACTCTGATGGAACTTGGAATTTTGCCAATTGCGACCTCTGGACTAATTATTCGATTGCTAGTTAGAGCCAAAATTATCGAAGTTGGAGATACCCCGACAGATAGACAACTCTTCAATGGAGCACAGAAACTATTTGGAATGATTATTACTGTTGGTCAAGCAATTTTATGCGTTATGACTGGCATGTATGGTGATCCAAGTGATATTGGCTTAGGAGTTGGTCTTTTGATCGTCATACAATTGTCCATTGCCGGTTTGATTGTACTTTTTTTGGACGAACTCTTTCAGAAAGGCTATGGGCTAGGATCAGGGATTTCTCTCTTCATTGCAATAAATATCTGTGAAACAATTTTCTGCAAAGCATTCAGCCTCACTAAAATTGGAAGAGGTAGAGAATTTGAAGGCGCAGTCATTGCTTTATTCCATATGCTAGCCACCAGAAAAAACAAAGTCGGAGCATTGGTTTATGCTTTAATTAGGCAAAATCTACCTAACCTCTCGGACTTGCGGGCACTTATCCTCGTATTGGCCGTTGTTATCTACTTTCAAGGTTTCCGTGTCGATCTTCCAATTACGTCAGCTTACTACGGGGGCCGTTACCACAGATATCCCCTCACGTCGAATATTCCTATTATTCTACAGTCTGCGCTTGTATCAAATCTCCATGTCTTGTCCCAGATGTTGTCTTCTAGATTTGCTGGTAACTTTCTTGTGAATCTATTTGGTGTATGGTCTAACGTTGCGGGAGGACCTGTTCGTGCTCATCCCATTGGAGGTTTGTGTTACTACTTGTCACCCCCTGAAGGCTTTGGCAGCATAACTGATGATCCAATTCATGCCTTAATCTACATTATTTTTACACTTGGAtcctgtgtttttttctctaaattctggATAGACATTTCAGGATCATCTGCTAATGATATTGCTAAGCAGCCTAAGGAGCAGCAAAGGGTTATCAGAGATTTAGGCATTGGTGCCTTGGGTAATTGGCTGTTTCGGTTGATTGGTGCACTTTGCTCAGTCACTGGTATTCTGTTGGCTGTCGCAATTacatatcaatattttgagatttg GCTAAGAAGAATGGCGAAAAAACTTCACCCCTCCCTAAcatctgattttaaaaatacgaaattcggAGTCGAAATGGCAAAGGGCATCCAATTTTGA